A part of Curtobacterium sp. MCLR17_036 genomic DNA contains:
- a CDS encoding glycosyltransferase family 2 protein: MFTFILQIRQMVEGHPEFYLFAVYSAVIWLLWLLKVVLSARYRPFTGTFIGTTSVVVPVVDEPLDLFRDVIGRMVEQRPGEIIVVINGARNEALEAVCDEFAPLVRWTHTPIPGKRNAVKVGTEMSNGDITVLVDSDTVWTPGTLDELLKPFADESVGGVTTRQRILEPERSWITRWADWLENSRALYSMPAQSVLGQIGCLPGRTIAFRRNILVRVMDRFMHEKFMGVFLEVSDDRTLTNLTLKEGYRTVYQYTSLVYTDAPLQVKKLFKQQLRWARGSQYNTLRMLPWMLGHAPILAAFFITDIILPFMLFGVIAGWIYRALTGQGENLYQGILSQYGFSTGFVYVAALMVVSSVLSMAIRQMRHLAEKPSDFFRLPMFIIVSTFFLMPIRLIGFFRLAHASGWGTRAGAYAGGPMQEDPSDAALPAGFGAAPVSPVDAATGPLAGGTHAADGVARVRGDDQVAADRAFDELFGADATTNSTATVLATRREAAASQAASAAARTTAPTTTRRYNPYAAIPYVIGIAIFALEAFLIV, encoded by the coding sequence ATGTTCACCTTCATTCTGCAGATCAGGCAGATGGTCGAAGGGCACCCCGAGTTCTACCTGTTCGCCGTGTACTCCGCGGTGATCTGGTTGCTCTGGCTGCTCAAGGTCGTCCTGTCCGCCCGTTACCGCCCCTTCACCGGCACCTTCATCGGTACCACCAGCGTCGTCGTCCCCGTCGTGGACGAACCGCTCGACCTGTTCCGCGACGTCATCGGTCGCATGGTCGAGCAGCGACCCGGCGAGATCATCGTCGTCATCAACGGTGCCCGCAACGAGGCACTCGAAGCCGTCTGCGACGAGTTCGCCCCACTCGTCCGCTGGACCCACACGCCCATCCCGGGCAAGCGCAACGCCGTCAAGGTCGGCACCGAGATGTCGAACGGTGACATCACCGTGCTCGTCGACTCCGACACGGTGTGGACGCCCGGCACCCTCGACGAGCTGCTCAAGCCGTTCGCCGACGAGTCGGTCGGCGGAGTCACGACCCGGCAGCGCATCCTCGAGCCGGAGCGCAGCTGGATCACCCGCTGGGCCGACTGGCTCGAGAACTCGCGGGCGCTGTACTCGATGCCCGCGCAGAGCGTCCTCGGCCAGATCGGCTGCCTGCCGGGCCGGACCATCGCGTTCCGCCGGAACATCCTGGTGCGGGTCATGGACCGCTTCATGCACGAGAAGTTCATGGGCGTGTTCCTCGAGGTCTCGGACGACCGCACGCTGACGAACCTCACGCTCAAGGAGGGGTACCGCACCGTCTACCAGTACACGTCGCTGGTCTACACGGACGCCCCGCTGCAGGTGAAGAAGCTGTTCAAGCAGCAGCTCCGCTGGGCCCGCGGCTCGCAGTACAACACCCTGCGGATGCTGCCCTGGATGCTCGGCCACGCGCCGATCCTCGCCGCCTTCTTCATCACCGACATCATCCTGCCGTTCATGCTCTTCGGCGTGATCGCCGGCTGGATCTACCGCGCACTGACCGGGCAGGGCGAGAACCTGTACCAGGGCATCCTGTCGCAGTACGGGTTCTCCACCGGCTTCGTCTACGTGGCGGCGCTCATGGTCGTCTCGTCGGTGCTCAGCATGGCGATCCGGCAGATGCGCCACCTCGCCGAGAAGCCGAGCGACTTCTTCCGCCTGCCGATGTTCATCATCGTGTCGACGTTCTTCCTCATGCCGATCCGGCTCATCGGCTTCTTCCGCCTGGCGCACGCGTCCGGTTGGGGGACCCGGGCAGGCGCCTACGCCGGCGGCCCGATGCAGGAGGACCCGTCCGACGCCGCCCTGCCCGCCGGCTTCGGCGCGGCACCGGTCAGCCCGGTCGACGCCGCCACGGGCCCGCTGGCCGGCGGCACGCACGCCGCCGACGGTGTCGCCCGCGTCCGGGGTGACGACCAGGTGGCCGCCGACCGCGCGTTCGACGAGCTCTTCGGAGCCGACGCCACCACCAACTCCACCGCGACCGTCCTGGCGACCCGGCGCGAGGCCGCCGCGTCGCAGGCGGCGTCCGCCGCCGCGCGGACGACCGCCCCGACGACGACCCGCCGGTACAACCCGTACGCCGCGATCCCGTACGTGATCGGCATCGCGATCTTCGCCCTGGAGGCGTTCCTCATTGTCTGA
- a CDS encoding glycosyl hydrolase, with protein sequence MSDIIRSSSAWWAQSSKHARRTAIGTTAIVLTLGLITWSVWVSPSGPVSTAVHQALGVEAPKSTKVSAAELQTKLDAAQKRIWALEGKLDSRTAQSGSRGDQISELEAQIASLRSQLGAASGSGGASSVDAAGSGSSGGSASGVGAGSGSGSGSGSGSGGGGAAGGVGGVGSDNGSGSGPGSGAGNGSGSGNGSGGGTGGGATNPNPGPSTDPGPTPVDVPTKAEVLAQQSRWYGLYTAQSPFNWAEYDDVSRQVGRATNMVGFFQGFDQDFNQNAVQRSWANGRLPMMTWESVPALTGNDQPYVEGYTNEDITSGSFDAYLTKYAKALAANGQPLVIRFDHEMNGQWYNWSESAKQQNAAGSYKRMWQHVWQVFEDNGANQYAIWDWSPSRIDKLGNPKYQTLDYMQQYYPGSEYVDWVGMSGYYRDTAEQPTFANTFGATLAQIRQIAPGKGIVLNEIGATETGGSVSNSQKTQWITSLFDALADPANADIVGFAYFSETATTIVDGKRTTNDWRLNSRADSLAAFAEGIKRTDIDYDLQEVTP encoded by the coding sequence TTGTCTGACATCATCCGATCCTCGAGCGCCTGGTGGGCGCAGTCGAGCAAGCACGCCCGCCGCACGGCCATCGGGACGACCGCGATCGTCCTGACCCTCGGCCTCATCACCTGGTCCGTCTGGGTGTCCCCGTCCGGCCCGGTCTCCACCGCCGTGCACCAGGCACTCGGGGTCGAGGCGCCGAAGTCCACGAAGGTCTCCGCCGCGGAGCTGCAGACCAAGCTCGACGCCGCGCAGAAGCGCATCTGGGCGCTCGAGGGCAAGCTCGACTCGCGCACCGCGCAGTCCGGCTCGCGTGGTGACCAGATCAGCGAGCTCGAAGCGCAGATCGCGTCGCTGCGGTCCCAGCTCGGTGCCGCCTCCGGCTCGGGAGGCGCGTCCTCCGTCGACGCCGCGGGCTCCGGTTCGTCGGGTGGTTCCGCCTCGGGCGTCGGTGCCGGCAGCGGGTCCGGCTCGGGTTCCGGCTCGGGGTCGGGCGGCGGCGGTGCCGCCGGCGGTGTCGGCGGCGTCGGTTCCGACAACGGATCGGGCAGTGGACCCGGTTCCGGTGCGGGCAACGGCTCCGGGTCCGGGAACGGCTCCGGCGGCGGTACCGGCGGCGGAGCCACCAACCCGAACCCCGGTCCGTCCACGGACCCCGGCCCGACGCCGGTCGACGTCCCTACGAAGGCCGAGGTGCTCGCGCAGCAGTCCCGCTGGTACGGCCTGTACACGGCGCAGTCGCCCTTCAACTGGGCCGAGTACGACGACGTGTCGCGCCAGGTCGGCCGGGCCACGAACATGGTCGGCTTCTTCCAGGGCTTCGACCAGGACTTCAACCAGAACGCCGTCCAGCGGTCCTGGGCGAACGGTCGCCTGCCGATGATGACGTGGGAGTCCGTCCCCGCACTGACCGGCAACGACCAGCCCTACGTCGAGGGCTACACCAACGAGGACATCACCTCGGGCAGCTTCGACGCCTACCTGACGAAGTACGCGAAGGCCCTCGCGGCCAACGGGCAGCCGCTCGTCATCCGCTTCGACCACGAGATGAACGGCCAGTGGTACAACTGGTCCGAGTCGGCGAAGCAGCAGAACGCCGCCGGTTCCTACAAGCGGATGTGGCAGCACGTCTGGCAGGTCTTCGAGGACAACGGCGCCAACCAGTACGCCATCTGGGACTGGTCGCCGTCGCGCATCGACAAGCTCGGCAACCCGAAGTACCAGACGCTCGACTACATGCAGCAGTACTACCCCGGATCCGAGTACGTGGACTGGGTCGGCATGAGCGGCTACTACCGCGACACCGCCGAGCAGCCCACCTTCGCGAACACGTTCGGTGCCACGCTCGCCCAGATCCGGCAGATCGCGCCGGGCAAGGGCATCGTGCTCAACGAGATCGGCGCGACCGAGACCGGGGGCAGCGTCTCGAACTCGCAGAAGACGCAGTGGATCACCTCGCTCTTCGACGCCCTCGCCGACCCCGCCAACGCGGACATCGTCGGCTTCGCCTACTTCAGCGAGACCGCCACCACCATCGTCGACGGCAAGCGCACGACGAACGACTGGCGGCTCAACTCCCGTGCCGACTCCCTGGCGGCCTTCGCCGAGGGCATCAAGCGCACCGACATCGACTACGACCTGCAGGAGGTCACGCCATGA
- a CDS encoding RDD family protein: MARNTPSPSASSEHPDGWPGKDLGLPEEGPRSVGRIGRRLVALVIDGALADLIAYVTGVWSPVQGTADIAHSWVQIAIFAGLQVLFICLLSGSFGHICVGLRLVPMRGGYIGVWRPVLRTVLLCLIVPPLIIDRDSRGAHDRIAGTVLVRR, translated from the coding sequence ATGGCCCGCAACACCCCCAGCCCGTCCGCGTCCTCCGAGCACCCGGACGGGTGGCCGGGGAAGGACCTCGGCCTGCCCGAGGAAGGACCGCGGAGCGTCGGCCGGATCGGGCGACGGCTCGTCGCGCTCGTCATCGACGGCGCGCTGGCAGATCTCATCGCCTACGTGACCGGGGTCTGGTCGCCGGTGCAGGGCACGGCCGACATCGCGCACTCCTGGGTGCAGATCGCGATCTTCGCCGGGCTCCAGGTCCTCTTCATCTGCCTGCTGTCCGGCTCGTTCGGTCACATCTGCGTCGGGCTCCGGCTGGTCCCGATGCGCGGCGGGTACATCGGCGTGTGGCGTCCGGTCCTCCGGACGGTGCTGCTCTGCCTCATCGTGCCGCCGCTCATCATCGACCGCGACAGCCGCGGCGCCCACGACCGGATCGCCGGCACGGTGCTCGTCCGCCGCTGA
- a CDS encoding DUF4191 family protein: MARSTSTDKKAKEPGRLKQMYQVFQMTRRADPKSVWWFALAFVGPVVLGVLLALLLPGQNWLAVVLWIVAGVMLGILLFLIVLSRLAERAAYRQIEGQPGAVGAVLTNSLRRQWRSSEMPVAVHGRSQSAVYRAVGRPGVVLITEGQRGNLTRQLGEERRKVQRIVPNVPVHVVHVDDGDDGDDAVTLHKLPRAMNKFKSSLNRNEVLAVANRLDSLTQSPASAIPKGMDPMRARAGRPR, encoded by the coding sequence ATGGCACGCAGCACTTCCACGGACAAGAAGGCGAAGGAGCCGGGGCGTCTCAAGCAGATGTACCAGGTCTTCCAGATGACCCGTCGGGCGGACCCGAAGTCGGTGTGGTGGTTCGCGCTCGCCTTCGTCGGACCGGTCGTCCTCGGCGTGCTGCTCGCGCTGCTGCTGCCGGGGCAGAACTGGCTCGCGGTCGTCCTCTGGATCGTCGCTGGCGTGATGCTCGGCATCCTGCTGTTCCTGATCGTGCTGAGCCGTCTGGCCGAGCGTGCCGCGTACCGGCAGATCGAGGGGCAGCCGGGCGCCGTCGGTGCCGTACTGACGAACTCGCTCCGCCGCCAGTGGCGTTCGAGCGAGATGCCCGTCGCCGTCCACGGCCGCTCGCAGTCGGCGGTCTACCGCGCAGTCGGGCGCCCCGGTGTCGTCCTGATCACCGAGGGGCAGCGGGGCAACCTGACCCGCCAGCTCGGCGAGGAACGCCGGAAGGTCCAGCGCATCGTGCCGAACGTCCCGGTCCACGTCGTCCACGTCGACGACGGTGACGACGGTGACGACGCCGTGACCCTGCACAAGCTCCCCCGGGCGATGAACAAGTTCAAGAGCTCGCTGAACCGCAACGAGGTCCTCGCGGTCGCGAACCGTCTCGACTCCCTGACGCAGAGCCCGGCGTCGGCGATCCCGAAGGGCATGGACCCGATGCGTGCGCGCGCCGGGCGTCCGCGCTGA
- the glnA gene encoding type I glutamate--ammonia ligase — translation MFSDSSEVLAFIKDTDVKFLDIRFTDLPGVQQHFNIPASTVDEDFFSVGQLFDGSSIRGFASIHESDMQLIPDVTTAYIDQFRAERTLIMVFDIYNPRNGEIYGRDPRQVAKKAEKYLASTGIADTAFFAPEAEFYIFDDVRYSVTQNESFYAVDSEEGAWNTGRDEEGGNLANKTPYKGGYFPVSPVDKTADLRDDITLKLIEAGFTLERSHHEVGTGGQQEINYKFDTMVHAADDILKFKYIVKNTADQWGKVATFMPKPLFGDNGSGMHTHQSLWNDGKPLFYDENGYGGLSDVARWYIGGILKHASALLAFTNPSINSYHRLVKGFEAPVNLVYSAGNRSAAIRIPITGTNPKAKRIEFRAPDASGNPYLAFAAQLMAGLDGIQNRIEPHEPVDKDLYELPPEEAKGIPQVPGSLDEALEALEADHEFLTKGNVFTEDLIQTWIDYKRENEILPLAQRPHPFEYELYFGV, via the coding sequence ATGTTCAGCGATTCCTCCGAGGTCCTGGCCTTCATCAAGGACACCGACGTCAAGTTCCTCGACATCCGCTTCACGGACCTGCCCGGTGTGCAGCAGCACTTCAACATCCCGGCATCGACCGTCGACGAGGACTTCTTCTCGGTGGGTCAGCTGTTCGACGGCTCCTCGATCCGTGGCTTCGCGTCGATCCACGAGTCCGACATGCAGCTCATCCCCGATGTCACGACGGCGTACATCGACCAGTTCCGCGCCGAGCGCACGCTCATCATGGTGTTCGACATCTACAACCCCCGCAACGGCGAGATCTACGGCCGCGACCCGCGCCAGGTCGCGAAGAAGGCCGAGAAGTACCTCGCGTCGACGGGCATCGCGGACACCGCGTTCTTCGCCCCCGAGGCCGAGTTCTACATCTTCGACGACGTCCGCTACTCGGTCACGCAGAACGAGTCCTTCTACGCCGTCGACTCGGAAGAGGGCGCGTGGAACACCGGTCGTGACGAAGAGGGCGGCAACCTCGCCAACAAGACCCCGTACAAGGGCGGCTACTTCCCCGTCTCGCCGGTCGACAAGACCGCCGACCTGCGCGACGACATCACGCTCAAGCTGATCGAGGCCGGCTTCACCCTCGAGCGCTCGCACCACGAGGTGGGCACCGGCGGCCAGCAGGAGATCAACTACAAGTTCGACACGATGGTCCACGCCGCGGACGACATCCTGAAGTTCAAGTACATCGTCAAGAACACCGCGGACCAGTGGGGCAAGGTCGCCACGTTCATGCCGAAGCCGCTGTTCGGTGACAACGGTTCGGGCATGCACACCCACCAGTCCCTCTGGAACGACGGCAAGCCGCTCTTCTACGACGAGAACGGCTACGGCGGTCTGTCGGACGTCGCCCGTTGGTACATCGGCGGCATCCTCAAGCACGCCTCGGCGCTGCTCGCCTTCACGAACCCGTCGATCAACTCGTACCACCGTCTGGTCAAGGGCTTCGAGGCTCCGGTCAACCTGGTCTACTCGGCCGGCAACCGCTCCGCCGCGATCCGCATCCCGATCACCGGCACCAACCCGAAGGCGAAGCGCATCGAGTTCCGCGCCCCCGACGCCTCGGGCAACCCGTACCTCGCGTTCGCCGCGCAGCTGATGGCGGGCCTCGACGGCATCCAGAACCGCATCGAGCCGCACGAGCCGGTCGACAAGGACCTGTACGAGCTCCCGCCGGAGGAGGCCAAGGGCATCCCCCAGGTCCCCGGCTCGCTCGACGAGGCCCTCGAGGCCCTCGAGGCGGACCACGAGTTCCTCACGAAGGGCAACGTCTTCACCGAGGACCTCATCCAGACCTGGATCGACTACAAGCGCGAGAACGAGATCCTCCCGCTGGCCCAGCGCCCGCACCCGTTCGAGTACGAGCTGTACTTCGGCGTCTGA
- a CDS encoding UDP-glucose/GDP-mannose dehydrogenase family protein, whose protein sequence is MTASASSAATPSADVRPAPVISVIGTGYLGATHAAAMAEMGFETIGVDVDPAKLAALSAGEVPFYEPGLPELITKHVASGKLRFTASLAEAVAAADVHFVCVGTPQRAGSHAANLTYVEAATRGVAEHLTHPGLIVGKSTVPVGTAARLRGIVSEFAPAGIAAELIWNPEFLREGKAVDDTLHPDRLVWGGASEAADAVIREVYAAPIAEGTPVITTDLATAELVKVSANAFLATKISFINAISEMCAITGADVTTLADALGHDARIGRKFLNAGLGFGGGCLPKDIRALMHRANELGAGRVVGLMQQVDEINMGQRERVIDMTIEALGGSVLNRRVAVVGAAFKPLTDDVRDSPALNVAAALHLRGAQVTLWDPEALETARRSFPTLTYATSMEDAVEDADVVLVLTEWDEVVTADAARLADIVGRRVVVDARNCLPVQDWVRAGWSVRSLGRPTPVTGAPVSVAAGTNDAVATAR, encoded by the coding sequence ATGACCGCGTCCGCTTCTTCCGCTGCCACCCCGTCCGCCGACGTCCGTCCCGCTCCCGTCATCAGCGTCATCGGCACCGGCTACCTCGGCGCCACCCACGCCGCCGCCATGGCCGAGATGGGCTTCGAGACCATCGGCGTGGACGTCGACCCGGCGAAGCTCGCCGCGCTGTCGGCCGGTGAGGTCCCGTTCTACGAGCCGGGTCTGCCCGAGCTCATCACGAAGCACGTCGCCAGCGGCAAGCTCCGCTTCACCGCCTCGCTCGCCGAGGCCGTGGCCGCGGCCGACGTCCACTTCGTCTGCGTCGGCACCCCGCAGCGTGCCGGGTCGCACGCCGCGAACCTGACGTACGTCGAGGCCGCGACCCGTGGTGTCGCCGAGCACCTCACCCACCCGGGCCTGATCGTCGGCAAGTCGACCGTCCCGGTCGGCACCGCCGCCCGGCTCCGGGGCATCGTCAGCGAGTTCGCCCCGGCCGGCATCGCCGCGGAGCTCATCTGGAACCCGGAGTTCCTGCGCGAGGGCAAGGCCGTCGACGACACCCTGCACCCGGACCGTCTGGTCTGGGGTGGCGCGTCGGAGGCCGCCGACGCCGTGATCCGCGAGGTGTACGCCGCACCGATCGCCGAGGGCACCCCGGTCATCACGACCGACCTCGCCACGGCCGAGCTCGTCAAGGTGAGCGCGAACGCGTTCCTCGCGACGAAGATCTCGTTCATCAACGCCATCTCCGAGATGTGCGCGATCACCGGCGCCGACGTCACCACGTTGGCCGACGCCCTCGGCCACGACGCCCGCATCGGTCGGAAGTTCCTGAACGCCGGGCTCGGCTTCGGCGGCGGCTGCCTGCCGAAGGACATCCGTGCCCTCATGCACCGTGCGAACGAGCTCGGCGCGGGCCGCGTCGTCGGACTCATGCAGCAGGTCGACGAGATCAACATGGGTCAGCGCGAGCGCGTCATCGACATGACGATCGAGGCCCTCGGCGGGTCCGTGCTGAACCGACGCGTCGCCGTGGTCGGGGCCGCCTTCAAGCCCCTCACCGACGACGTCCGCGACTCGCCCGCGCTCAACGTCGCCGCGGCGCTGCACCTTCGCGGTGCCCAGGTGACGCTCTGGGACCCCGAGGCCCTCGAGACCGCTCGGCGTTCCTTCCCGACGCTGACCTACGCGACCTCGATGGAGGACGCCGTCGAGGACGCCGACGTCGTGCTCGTGCTCACCGAGTGGGACGAGGTCGTCACGGCCGACGCCGCTCGACTCGCCGACATCGTCGGCCGCCGCGTGGTCGTCGACGCACGCAACTGCCTCCCGGTCCAGGACTGGGTCCGAGCGGGGTGGTCCGTCCGTTCCCTGGGACGGCCCACGCCGGTCACGGGTGCACCCGTGAGCGTCGCAGCGGGGACGAACGACGCCGTGGCCACGGCCCGGTAG